The proteins below are encoded in one region of Mauremys reevesii isolate NIE-2019 linkage group 15, ASM1616193v1, whole genome shotgun sequence:
- the NPTX1 gene encoding neuronal pentraxin-1: MPAGAPCSLFLASVLLLRACAQSFGQTRFICTSVPLDLDMCASSLPSSGSAEELQTTVLQLRETVLQQKETILNHKETIRELTTKLGRCESQSGPEAGPSESKTGGGSSRKQPGSSKNTMGDLSRAPAAETLSQLGQTLQSLKTRLENLEQFSRINSSGQTNHLRDVLQNKIDDLEKQVLSRVNSLEEGKLTKNESEERSKIETTLTSLHQRISDLEKGQKDSRPADRFQLTFPLRTNYMYAKVKRSLPEMYAFSVAMWIKSSASPGVGTPFSYAVPGQANELVLIEWGNNPMEILINDKVAKLPFVINDGKWHHICITWTTRDGVWEAYQDGTQGGHGENLAPYHPIKPQGVLVLGQEQDTLGGGFDATQAFVGELAHFNVWDRKLSPGEIYSLATCSTKAPAGNVIAWSETNIDIYGGATKWTFEACRQLN; encoded by the exons atgcctgcggggGCCCCGTGCAGCCTTTTCCTCGCCTCTGTCCTCCTGCTGAGGGCATGCGCCCAGAGCTTCGGCCAGACGCGCTTCATCTGCACCTCGGTGCCGCTGGACCTGGACATGTGCGCCTCCTCCCTGCCGAGCAGCGGCAGCGCCGAGGAGCTGCAGACCACCGTCCTGCAGCTCCGGGAGACGGTGCTCCAGCAGAAGGAGACCATCCTGAACCACAAGGAGACCATCCGGGAGCTGACCACTAAGCTGGGCAGGTGTGAGAGCCAGAGCGGGCCGGAGGCGGGCCCCAGCGAGTCCAAAACGGGCGGGGGATCCAGCCGCAAACAGCCCGGCTCGTCCAAAAACACCATGGGGGATCTGTCCCGGGCGCCAGCGGCTGAGACCCTGAGCCAGCTGGGGCAAACGTTGCAGTCGCTCAAGACGAGGCTAGAAAACCTAGAG CAGTTTAGCAGGATCAATTCCTCAGGCCAGACCAACCACCTGCGGGACGTGCTTCAGAATAAAATAGACGATTTAGAGAAGCAAGTTCTGTCCCGAGTGAACAGCCTGGAGGAAGGAAAGTTGACGAAGAACGAGTCCGAGGAACGCAGCAAAATAGAGACCACGCTCACGTCCCTGCACCAGCGGATCAGTGACCTGGAGAAAG GGCAGAAAGACAGCCGGCCGGCCGACAGGTTCCAGCTGACCTTCCCGCTGCGGACCAACTACATGTACGCCAAGGTGAAGAGGAGCCTGCCCGAGATGTACGCCTTCTCCGTGGCCATGTGGATCAAGTCCAGCGCCTCGCCGGGCGTGGGGACGCCCTTCTCCTACGCGGTGCCGGGCCAGGCCAACGAGCTGGTGCTCATCGAGTGGGGCAACAACCCCATGGAGATCCTCATTAACGACAAG gtcGCTAAGCTCCCGTTCGTCATTAACGATGGGAAGTGGCACCATATCTGCATCACCTGGACCACGCGGGACGGCGTGTGGGAGGCCTACCAGGACGGCACGCAGGGGGGCCACGGAGAGAACCTGGCTCCCTATCACCCCATCAAACCGCAGGGAGTCCTGGTCCTGGGCCAGGAGCAG GACACCCTGGGCGGGGGGTTCGACGCTACCCAGGCGTTCGTGGGCGAACTGGCCCATTTCAACGTCTGGGACCGGAAGCTCAGCCCCGGGGAGATCTACAGCCTGGCCACGTGCAGCACCAAAGCCCCCGCCGGCAACGTCATCGCCTGGTCCGAGACCAACATCGACATCTACGGGGGGGCCACCAAGTGGACTTTCGAAGCCTGCCGCCAGCTCAACTAG